Proteins found in one Luteimonas chenhongjianii genomic segment:
- the hemA gene encoding glutamyl-tRNA reductase, with the protein MSLFALGINHQTAPVALRERVAFAGDALGAALAQLRALPPVREVALLSTCNRTELYAVSDDDGSALANWLATHPGDDAAAQGGTLHAYLYRHQGAEAVRHLFRVATGLDSLVLGEPQILGQVKQAWATARQAGTLGNELDRVFQHAFVTAKRARSETRIGNSPVSVASLAVRLAQESFASPADSVALLVGAGETIELAARHLAQANVKRLLIANRTYAHAQELAGRHGGIALPLDELDRHLFLADVVFSATASREPVIRREQVAAALSARKHRPMLLMDLAVPRDIAPDVADLNDVFLYTVDDLERTLDSNRRGRREAASDAEAIIDLQVTRFRESVAARGRLAPVKRLRAHGEALRGQALARARQQLAAGQSPDAVLELLAHTLTNRLLHLPTAALREAALRGDDTLADSLDALLPPDPAPRTPDAADPAP; encoded by the coding sequence ATGAGTCTCTTCGCCCTCGGCATCAACCACCAGACCGCGCCGGTCGCCCTGCGCGAGCGTGTCGCGTTCGCCGGCGACGCACTCGGCGCGGCGCTGGCGCAGTTGCGGGCGTTGCCACCGGTGCGGGAAGTCGCATTGCTGTCGACCTGCAACCGCACCGAGCTCTATGCGGTCAGCGATGACGACGGCAGCGCGCTGGCGAACTGGCTGGCGACGCATCCGGGCGACGATGCCGCCGCGCAGGGCGGCACCCTGCACGCCTATCTCTATCGCCACCAGGGCGCCGAGGCGGTGCGACACCTGTTCCGGGTGGCGACGGGTCTGGACTCCCTGGTCCTCGGCGAGCCGCAGATCCTCGGCCAGGTGAAGCAGGCTTGGGCCACCGCGCGCCAGGCAGGCACGCTCGGCAACGAACTCGATCGGGTATTCCAGCACGCCTTTGTCACCGCCAAGCGCGCGCGCAGCGAGACCCGCATCGGCAACAGCCCGGTCTCGGTGGCTTCGCTCGCGGTGCGCCTGGCACAGGAATCCTTCGCCAGCCCCGCCGATTCGGTGGCCCTGCTGGTGGGCGCCGGTGAGACCATCGAGCTGGCCGCGCGGCACCTCGCCCAGGCCAACGTCAAGCGCCTGCTCATCGCCAACCGCACCTATGCCCATGCGCAGGAGCTCGCCGGTCGCCATGGCGGCATCGCGCTGCCGCTCGACGAACTCGACCGCCACCTGTTCCTGGCCGACGTGGTGTTCTCGGCGACCGCCAGTCGTGAGCCGGTGATCCGCCGCGAGCAGGTCGCCGCGGCGCTTTCGGCGCGCAAGCACCGGCCGATGCTGCTGATGGACCTCGCGGTGCCGCGCGACATCGCGCCGGATGTCGCCGACCTCAACGACGTGTTCCTCTATACCGTCGACGATCTGGAGCGGACGCTCGACAGCAACCGGCGCGGCCGGCGCGAAGCCGCCAGCGACGCCGAGGCGATCATCGACCTGCAGGTGACCCGCTTCCGCGAGTCTGTCGCCGCCCGCGGACGGCTCGCCCCGGTCAAGCGCCTGCGTGCGCATGGCGAGGCGCTACGCGGCCAGGCCCTGGCCCGCGCCCGGCAACAACTGGCCGCCGGGCAGTCGCCGGACGCGGTGCTCGAGCTCCTCGCGCACACCCTGACCAACCGGCTGTTGCACCTGCCGACCGCCGCGCTGCGCGAAGCCGCCCTGCGCGGCGACGACACCCTGGCCGACAGCCTCGATGCCCTGCTGCCGCCCGACCCTGCCCCCCGGACCCCCGATGCTGCCGACCCTGCGCCGTAA
- a CDS encoding TlpA family protein disulfide reductase produces the protein MKRLAPCIALALLLAACKPDADTPAAPDAPASAPAPAATPAAPDVSKTHPALSVETLDGGTFDLAAHRGQWVVVNFWATWCAPCLKEMPELSALDAMREHVQVVGLAYEEIEPDDMRAFLQKHPVVYPIAIIDTFDPPADFDTPPGLPMTYLIGPDGQVVEKILGPVTAERLETLIAGADGPAIAG, from the coding sequence ATGAAGCGCCTCGCGCCCTGTATCGCCCTTGCCCTGCTGCTTGCCGCCTGCAAGCCCGATGCGGACACGCCCGCCGCGCCCGATGCGCCCGCGTCGGCCCCGGCACCGGCTGCGACGCCGGCGGCGCCGGACGTCTCGAAGACGCATCCGGCCTTGAGCGTGGAGACGCTCGACGGCGGCACCTTCGATCTGGCCGCGCATCGCGGCCAATGGGTAGTGGTGAACTTCTGGGCAACCTGGTGCGCACCGTGCCTGAAGGAGATGCCCGAACTTTCCGCGCTGGATGCAATGCGCGAGCACGTGCAGGTCGTGGGCCTGGCCTACGAGGAAATCGAGCCCGACGACATGCGGGCCTTCCTGCAGAAGCATCCGGTGGTGTATCCGATCGCGATCATCGACACCTTCGATCCGCCGGCCGACTTCGACACGCCGCCGGGCCTGCCGATGACCTACCTGATCGGCCCGGATGGACAGGTGGTCGAGAAGATCCTCGGGCCGGTCACCGCCGAGCGTCTGGAAACCCTGATCGCCGGCGCCGATGGGCCGGCGATCGCTGGATGA
- the wrbA gene encoding NAD(P)H:quinone oxidoreductase translates to MPDILVLYYSRNGSVARLARQIARGIGEVDGMQARLRTVPPVAAITQQAAPPVPDDGAPYVDRADIAECAGLLLGSPTRFGNMAAPLKHFLDGLGAEWASGTLVGKPAAVFTSTATQHGGQESTLLTMLVPLLHHGCVIAGIPYTEPALTTTRGGGTPYGASHVAGQQDDPQPTDDEAALARALGRRIATLAAKLAA, encoded by the coding sequence ATGCCCGACATCCTCGTCCTCTACTACAGCCGCAACGGCTCGGTCGCCCGGCTTGCCCGCCAGATCGCCCGCGGCATCGGCGAGGTCGACGGCATGCAGGCCCGGCTGCGGACCGTGCCACCGGTCGCCGCGATCACCCAGCAGGCGGCGCCGCCGGTGCCTGACGACGGGGCGCCCTACGTGGACCGTGCGGACATTGCCGAATGCGCGGGACTGCTGCTCGGCAGTCCGACCCGCTTCGGCAACATGGCCGCGCCGCTCAAGCATTTCCTCGACGGGCTCGGCGCGGAGTGGGCCAGCGGCACCCTGGTCGGCAAGCCGGCGGCGGTGTTCACCTCGACCGCGACCCAGCACGGCGGCCAGGAGTCGACGCTGCTGACGATGCTGGTGCCGCTGCTGCACCACGGTTGCGTCATCGCCGGCATCCCGTACACCGAACCGGCTTTGACGACGACACGTGGCGGCGGCACGCCGTATGGCGCCAGCCACGTCGCCGGCCAGCAGGACGATCCGCAGCCGACCGACGACGAGGCGGCGCTTGCGCGGGCACTCGGCCGCCGGATCGCCACGCTTGCCGCGAAGCTCGCCGCGTGA
- a CDS encoding YihY family inner membrane protein has product MEPLATFNRWTERMADRARALSFARFLWRRFLDDRLFEAAGALAFTTVFALVPLSMVVFGVLSVFPAFGQWRDQLSDYIFSNFVPDSARAVESVLMQLLSNTGQLTTIGVIALVISVLVTLLSVETTFNRIWRVKSARPTFARFLVYWTVLTLGALLATASLAVSARFFALEIFNTDSGRLLRGVMLWAAPMLIELAAITTIFRVVPHRTVQWRHALAGAALAVVLSEIIKWGIGLYLGSFDAYARIYGQIAFLPIFLLWVYLSWVAILLGASFASSISAFRYQPAHMRLPRGFEFYGLLRMLGRFAQARSEGRGLHIDDIQACEPMLTDALVQQMLAQLEEIALVRRAESGEWLLARDLDTLTMGELYEACDLRIPIAEARLPCRDDALGVAAAGALDDLRIPLRDLLKRRVASLYDSTETSA; this is encoded by the coding sequence ATGGAGCCACTCGCCACCTTCAACCGCTGGACCGAACGGATGGCCGACCGCGCGCGCGCGCTGAGCTTCGCGCGCTTCCTGTGGCGGCGGTTCCTCGACGACCGGCTGTTCGAAGCTGCCGGCGCACTGGCCTTCACCACGGTGTTCGCGCTGGTGCCGCTGTCGATGGTGGTCTTCGGCGTGCTGTCGGTGTTTCCCGCATTCGGGCAATGGCGCGACCAGCTCAGCGACTACATCTTCTCCAACTTCGTGCCCGACTCGGCCCGCGCGGTGGAGTCGGTACTGATGCAGCTGCTGAGCAATACCGGCCAGCTGACGACGATCGGCGTGATCGCGCTGGTGATCTCCGTGCTGGTGACCCTGCTCAGCGTCGAGACCACGTTCAACCGGATCTGGCGGGTCAAGTCCGCGCGGCCCACCTTCGCCCGCTTTCTCGTCTACTGGACCGTGCTCACGCTCGGCGCGCTGCTCGCCACGGCCAGCCTGGCGGTCTCGGCGCGGTTCTTCGCGCTGGAGATCTTCAACACCGATTCGGGGCGCCTGCTGCGCGGCGTGATGCTGTGGGCGGCGCCGATGCTGATCGAGCTCGCCGCGATCACGACGATCTTCCGCGTGGTGCCACACCGGACCGTGCAATGGCGGCACGCGCTGGCCGGCGCCGCACTGGCGGTCGTGCTGTCGGAGATCATCAAGTGGGGGATCGGCCTGTACCTGGGCAGTTTCGACGCCTACGCGCGCATCTACGGGCAGATCGCCTTCCTGCCGATCTTCCTGCTGTGGGTGTATCTGAGCTGGGTGGCCATCCTGCTGGGCGCATCGTTCGCCTCGTCGATCTCGGCGTTCCGCTACCAGCCCGCGCACATGCGCCTGCCGCGCGGTTTCGAGTTCTACGGCCTGCTGCGCATGCTCGGCCGATTTGCGCAGGCGCGCAGCGAGGGTCGGGGCCTGCATATCGACGACATCCAGGCGTGCGAGCCGATGCTGACCGATGCCCTGGTGCAGCAGATGCTCGCGCAGCTCGAGGAAATCGCCCTGGTGCGCCGGGCCGAATCGGGCGAGTGGCTGCTTGCGCGCGATCTCGACACCCTGACCATGGGCGAGCTCTACGAAGCCTGCGACCTGCGTATTCCCATTGCCGAGGCGCGCCTGCCGTGCCGTGACGACGCACTCGGCGTCGCCGCGGCGGGCGCGCTCGACGATCTGCGCATTCCGCTGCGCGACCTGCTCAAGCGCCGCGTCGCCAGCCTCTACGATTCGACGGAGACATCAGCATGA
- a CDS encoding DUF2069 domain-containing protein, whose protein sequence is MSTQRSRPDAARSVLACSLALIAVLYLLWHRDDPHFGAALIVFVLPPLLLLAGVLRGLRAAPLWSGIAALFWFSHGVMYAWSHPELGVRPWAGIALSLAVVFSASLPGLRARFGRRSASAD, encoded by the coding sequence GTGAGCACCCAGAGGTCGCGGCCGGACGCCGCGCGCAGCGTACTGGCGTGCTCGCTTGCGCTGATCGCGGTCCTGTACCTGCTCTGGCACCGCGATGATCCGCACTTCGGCGCCGCACTGATCGTGTTCGTGCTGCCCCCGCTGCTGCTGCTCGCCGGGGTGCTGCGCGGGTTGCGCGCCGCGCCGTTGTGGTCGGGCATCGCCGCGCTGTTCTGGTTCTCGCACGGTGTCATGTACGCCTGGTCACACCCCGAGCTCGGCGTCCGGCCGTGGGCGGGCATTGCGCTGTCGCTGGCGGTGGTGTTCTCCGCCAGCCTCCCCGGCCTGCGCGCGCGCTTCGGGCGCAGGTCCGCGTCGGCGGACTGA
- the moaB gene encoding molybdenum cofactor biosynthesis protein B has protein sequence MSNQTDFIPLQICVLTVSDSRSLETDSSGDYLVEALTGAGHQIAERALLPDDRYAMRALVSKWIADSAIDGVIVTGGTGFTGRDSTPEALLPLLDKQMPGFGELFRAISFDEIGTSSLQSRAFAGLANATFLFALPGSTSACRTAWEKIIHQQLDARTRPCNLATIRPRLKE, from the coding sequence ATGAGCAACCAGACCGATTTCATCCCCCTGCAGATCTGCGTGCTGACGGTCTCCGACAGCCGCAGCCTCGAAACCGACAGCTCCGGCGACTATCTGGTCGAGGCGTTGACCGGCGCCGGCCATCAGATCGCCGAGCGCGCCCTGCTGCCGGACGACCGCTACGCGATGCGCGCACTGGTTTCGAAGTGGATCGCCGATTCCGCGATCGATGGTGTGATCGTCACCGGAGGCACCGGATTCACCGGCCGCGATTCGACGCCCGAGGCCCTGCTTCCGTTGCTGGACAAGCAGATGCCCGGTTTCGGCGAGCTGTTCCGGGCCATCTCCTTCGACGAGATCGGCACGTCGTCACTGCAATCGCGTGCGTTCGCCGGCCTGGCCAACGCGACCTTCCTGTTCGCCCTGCCGGGCTCCACCTCGGCCTGCCGCACGGCGTGGGAGAAGATCATCCACCAGCAGCTCGACGCGCGTACCAGGCCCTGCAATCTCGCGACGATCCGGCCCCGCCTGAAGGAATGA
- the prfA gene encoding peptide chain release factor 1 — protein MLPTLRRKLEALAERREELERLLSDPATVSDQARFRALSREFAQLEPLATALAEERSALDDREAARSLLGDADMREMAEEEIAAADARLAALEADLLALLVPRDARDDGGFYLEIRAGTGGDEAAIFAGDLFRMYSRYAERQGWRVEVESASPGEHGGFREIIAAVDGAGAYARLKFESGTHRVQRVPETESQGRIHTSAATVAIIPIEDAGEPIELNPADLKVDTFRSSGAGGQHVNKTDSAIRITHLPSGLVVESQTERSQHANRDKAMKRLRAMLAEAEADRRAAATAEVRKLQVGSGDRSQRIRTYNYPQGRITDHRIEGLTLYDLPNVLEGNLDGLIARLSQEHQADELARMTAQ, from the coding sequence ATGCTGCCGACCCTGCGCCGTAAACTCGAGGCGCTGGCCGAACGCCGCGAAGAACTCGAACGCCTGCTCTCCGACCCGGCAACCGTCTCCGACCAGGCCCGGTTCCGCGCACTCTCGCGCGAGTTCGCCCAGCTCGAACCCCTGGCCACGGCCCTGGCCGAGGAGCGCAGCGCGCTCGACGATCGCGAGGCGGCGCGCTCGCTGCTCGGCGATGCCGACATGCGCGAGATGGCCGAGGAGGAAATCGCGGCCGCCGATGCCCGGCTGGCGGCACTCGAGGCGGACCTGCTGGCATTGCTGGTGCCCCGCGACGCCCGAGACGACGGCGGCTTCTATCTCGAGATCCGCGCGGGCACCGGCGGCGACGAGGCGGCGATCTTCGCCGGCGACCTGTTCCGCATGTACAGCCGCTACGCCGAGCGCCAGGGCTGGCGCGTCGAGGTGGAATCGGCGAGCCCGGGCGAGCACGGCGGTTTTCGCGAAATCATTGCCGCCGTCGACGGCGCCGGCGCCTATGCGCGGCTCAAGTTCGAATCCGGCACGCATCGCGTCCAGCGCGTGCCCGAGACCGAATCGCAGGGCCGCATCCACACCTCGGCAGCCACCGTGGCGATCATTCCGATCGAGGATGCAGGCGAGCCGATCGAACTCAATCCCGCCGACCTCAAGGTCGACACCTTCCGCTCCTCCGGCGCCGGCGGCCAGCACGTCAACAAGACGGACTCGGCGATCCGCATCACCCATCTGCCGAGCGGGCTCGTCGTGGAATCGCAGACCGAGCGCAGCCAGCACGCGAACCGCGACAAGGCGATGAAGCGCCTGCGCGCGATGCTGGCCGAGGCGGAGGCCGACCGCCGCGCCGCGGCGACCGCGGAAGTGCGCAAGCTGCAGGTCGGCAGTGGCGACCGCAGCCAGCGCATCCGCACCTACAACTATCCGCAGGGCCGGATCACCGACCACCGGATCGAAGGCCTCACCCTGTACGACCTGCCGAACGTGCTGGAAGGCAATCTCGACGGCCTGATCGCGCGGCTGTCGCAGGAACACCAGGCCGACGAACTGGCGCGCATGACCGCGCAGTAA
- a CDS encoding pre-peptidase C-terminal domain-containing protein, with product MKTLIACITAGTLSVGAAAAAGRDARPAAFDHRLPAEHTVELKRMPAVDIARLRAEDARQDRALGLRPIRFATPHAVDLTPNNAGDWDEIAGGNLVWRLRVESKDALSLNFGFSEFHLPEGARLLVYPEGLDRNANPEAIHTFTAADNKPSGSLWTPIVPGDNALIEVVVPKSQASALKLRLTSVNHDYVGFGRLAREGALAQTKGVSGSCNVDVVCPDGDEFRDEIPSVGAYSRFGTFYCSGSLVNNTAGDQKMYFLTANHCGMGTADAAASIVVYWNYQNSTCRTPGSAESGANGDGSLAQNQTGAVVRATYAASDFTLLELDDAADPAFNLSWSGWDRRDLAPAGATGIHHPRVAEKRITHSDNPLRVEGYLGGSGTTHLWVQWNQRGTTEGGSSGSPIYSPEGRVIGQLHGGYASCSTTGDDHVDWYGRLFTSWSGGGTAATRLSDWLDAAGTGAEFIDTIGADGGTEPGDPVAGFDFSVDNDTLTVSFTDTSSDDGEIVSRAWAFGDGTTSSEANPVKTYAEAGVYSVSLTVTDDDGNTHTRTRQVEVGDLSPDAIELTNRTPLSGQSGAAGTELLYSIEVPENVSGPLSITTSGGSGNLTLYVSRDVEPQADAYDFISQRPGNNEVVRIADVEAGIYYIKIVGQSAFANVTVQARHNLPSEGGGEGSLRNGVPVTGLAGAAGTQQFWTIQVPAGTASLRVAMTGGTGDADLYLRYGAQPTTTAYDCRPFLSGNNETCTVANPQAGTYHVLVNAYSTFSGATLTATW from the coding sequence ATGAAGACACTCATCGCATGCATCACCGCCGGCACGCTGTCGGTCGGTGCTGCCGCAGCTGCAGGCCGGGACGCGCGCCCGGCCGCCTTCGACCACCGGCTTCCGGCCGAACACACCGTCGAGCTCAAGCGCATGCCGGCGGTCGACATCGCGCGCCTGCGCGCTGAAGACGCCAGGCAGGATCGTGCGCTCGGCCTCCGGCCGATCCGCTTCGCCACGCCGCACGCCGTGGACCTCACGCCGAACAACGCCGGCGACTGGGACGAGATCGCCGGCGGCAACCTGGTCTGGCGGCTGCGTGTGGAATCGAAGGACGCGCTGTCCTTGAACTTCGGCTTCTCCGAGTTCCATCTGCCCGAAGGCGCGCGCCTGCTGGTCTATCCCGAGGGCCTCGACCGCAATGCCAATCCCGAGGCCATCCATACCTTCACCGCCGCCGACAACAAGCCCTCCGGCAGCCTGTGGACGCCGATCGTGCCGGGCGACAACGCGCTGATCGAAGTGGTCGTGCCGAAGTCGCAGGCCTCCGCACTGAAGCTGCGCCTGACCAGCGTGAACCACGACTATGTCGGCTTCGGCCGACTGGCCCGCGAAGGCGCGCTGGCACAGACTAAGGGGGTCTCGGGCAGTTGCAATGTCGACGTGGTGTGCCCCGATGGCGACGAGTTCCGCGACGAGATCCCGTCCGTCGGCGCGTACTCCCGCTTCGGCACGTTCTACTGCAGCGGCTCTCTGGTCAACAACACCGCCGGCGATCAGAAGATGTACTTCCTGACCGCCAACCACTGCGGCATGGGCACGGCCGACGCCGCGGCCAGCATCGTCGTCTACTGGAACTACCAGAACTCCACCTGCCGCACGCCGGGCAGCGCCGAGAGCGGCGCCAACGGTGATGGCAGCCTGGCCCAGAACCAGACCGGCGCGGTGGTCCGTGCGACCTACGCCGCGTCCGACTTCACCCTGCTCGAGCTCGACGACGCGGCAGATCCCGCGTTCAACCTGAGCTGGTCGGGCTGGGACCGCCGCGATCTCGCCCCCGCGGGCGCGACGGGCATCCACCATCCGCGCGTCGCCGAGAAGCGCATCACCCATTCGGACAATCCCTTGCGTGTCGAGGGATATCTGGGCGGCAGCGGCACCACCCACCTGTGGGTGCAGTGGAACCAGCGCGGCACCACCGAGGGTGGTTCGTCGGGGTCGCCGATCTACAGCCCCGAAGGCCGGGTGATCGGTCAGCTGCACGGCGGTTATGCCTCGTGTTCGACCACGGGCGACGACCACGTCGACTGGTACGGCCGTCTGTTCACCTCGTGGAGTGGCGGTGGGACCGCGGCCACGCGACTGAGCGACTGGCTCGACGCAGCCGGCACCGGCGCGGAGTTCATCGACACCATCGGCGCCGATGGCGGCACCGAGCCGGGCGATCCGGTCGCCGGTTTCGACTTCAGCGTAGACAACGACACCCTGACGGTGAGCTTCACCGACACCTCCAGCGACGACGGCGAAATCGTCTCCCGCGCATGGGCCTTCGGTGATGGCACCACCTCAAGCGAAGCCAACCCGGTGAAGACCTACGCCGAGGCCGGCGTGTACTCGGTCTCGCTGACGGTCACCGACGACGACGGCAATACCCACACCCGCACCCGACAGGTGGAAGTGGGCGACCTCTCGCCGGATGCCATTGAACTGACCAATCGCACACCGCTCTCCGGGCAGTCGGGCGCGGCCGGGACCGAACTGCTCTACAGCATCGAAGTGCCGGAGAACGTCAGCGGGCCGCTGTCGATCACCACCTCCGGTGGCAGCGGCAACCTGACGCTGTACGTGAGCCGCGACGTGGAACCGCAGGCCGATGCCTACGACTTCATCTCGCAGCGTCCGGGCAACAACGAAGTGGTGCGGATCGCCGACGTCGAAGCCGGGATCTACTACATCAAGATCGTCGGGCAGTCGGCGTTCGCCAACGTCACCGTGCAGGCGCGCCACAACCTGCCGAGCGAAGGTGGCGGAGAAGGCAGCCTGCGCAATGGTGTGCCGGTGACCGGTCTGGCAGGGGCAGCGGGGACCCAGCAGTTCTGGACCATCCAGGTGCCGGCCGGTACCGCCAGCCTGCGGGTTGCGATGACCGGCGGGACGGGGGATGCCGATCTCTACCTGCGTTATGGCGCGCAGCCGACCACCACCGCCTACGACTGCCGCCCGTTCCTGAGCGGCAACAACGAAACCTGCACGGTCGCCAATCCGCAGGCCGGCACCTATCACGTGCTGGTCAATGCCTACTCCACCTTCAGCGGTGCGACGTTGACCGCCACCTGGTGA
- the ppk2 gene encoding polyphosphate kinase 2: MTPMKRKDYEAALEPMQVELAAAARWLKHAGTRLLVIFEGRDTAGKGGAIKAISEHLNPRQCHVAALPRPSDREASQWYFQRYVPYLPSAGEIALFDRSWYNRAGVESVMGYATPAQVAAFLAQTPAFERQLVDDGILLFKYWLGCDQAQQEARFAERLRNPLKRWKLSPVDVAARSRYGEYTRARDTMFAATHTGHAPWTAVDFNDQRRGRLTLLRNLLDRLPDTRVDAPYIEFPPLAQAPLPERYDVITPLPPFRD; this comes from the coding sequence ATGACCCCGATGAAACGCAAGGACTACGAGGCCGCACTGGAGCCGATGCAGGTGGAGCTGGCAGCGGCCGCCCGCTGGCTCAAGCACGCCGGCACACGTCTGCTGGTGATCTTCGAAGGCCGCGACACCGCCGGCAAGGGCGGCGCCATCAAGGCGATCTCCGAGCATCTCAACCCGCGCCAGTGCCATGTCGCCGCCCTGCCCAGGCCCAGTGACCGCGAGGCGAGCCAGTGGTATTTCCAGCGTTACGTTCCGTACCTGCCGTCCGCGGGCGAGATCGCCCTGTTCGATCGCAGCTGGTACAACCGCGCCGGCGTCGAGTCGGTCATGGGCTATGCCACGCCCGCGCAGGTCGCCGCGTTCCTGGCCCAGACACCAGCGTTCGAACGGCAGCTGGTGGACGACGGCATCCTGCTGTTCAAGTACTGGCTGGGCTGTGACCAGGCGCAGCAGGAAGCCCGGTTCGCCGAACGCCTGCGCAACCCGCTCAAGCGCTGGAAGCTGTCACCGGTCGATGTGGCGGCCCGCTCGCGTTACGGCGAATACACCCGCGCCCGCGACACGATGTTTGCCGCCACCCATACCGGGCATGCGCCTTGGACCGCGGTCGATTTCAATGACCAGCGCCGCGGGCGACTGACCCTGCTGCGCAATCTGCTCGATCGGCTGCCCGATACCCGTGTCGACGCGCCCTACATCGAATTTCCACCGCTTGCGCAGGCGCCACTGCCCGAGCGCTACGACGTGATCACGCCACTGCCGCCCTTCCGCGACTGA
- a CDS encoding asparaginase domain-containing protein, protein MDELLIVTTGGTIDKIYFDDKSDFQVGDPQIGRMLEELGVAFRYRVIPIIRKDSLHITDEDRELIRATIAAQPAGHVLLTHGTDSMVETAKVLATIPDKTIVLTGALSPARFRGSDAEFNIGTAVGAVQSKPPGVYVAMNGRIWDPLKVRKNVEANRFEPLG, encoded by the coding sequence ATGGACGAGCTGCTGATCGTCACCACCGGTGGCACGATCGACAAGATCTACTTCGACGACAAGTCGGACTTCCAGGTCGGCGACCCGCAGATCGGCCGCATGCTCGAGGAGCTCGGGGTCGCGTTCCGCTACCGCGTGATCCCGATCATCCGCAAGGATTCGCTGCACATCACCGACGAGGATCGCGAGTTGATCCGCGCGACGATTGCCGCGCAGCCGGCCGGCCACGTACTGCTGACCCATGGCACCGATTCGATGGTGGAGACGGCGAAGGTCCTGGCCACGATTCCCGACAAGACCATCGTGCTGACCGGCGCACTGAGCCCGGCCCGATTCCGCGGCTCCGACGCGGAATTCAATATCGGGACCGCCGTCGGCGCCGTGCAGTCGAAGCCGCCGGGGGTCTACGTCGCGATGAACGGTCGCATCTGGGATCCGCTCAAGGTCCGCAAGAACGTCGAGGCCAACCGGTTCGAACCCCTGGGCTGA